Proteins found in one Venturia canescens isolate UGA chromosome 6, ASM1945775v1, whole genome shotgun sequence genomic segment:
- the LOC122412223 gene encoding egl nine homolog 1-like translates to MDYSEVSLSDEEDYSHEFVHTNSRNTGESKLNERCISFIRDMNEYGVCIFDDFVGPELGMAILKEVQNIHGAGMFKDGQLVSNKAGTNSLKRIRSDQTTWVDGKQKGCRNIGTLVSKVDEIIARAIRMPNKGKMANLMIHGRTEAMVACYPGDGSHFVKHVDNPNHDGRCITAIYYLNKNWDIEKNGGLLRIFPEGWRRDMVANIEPLFDRLLFFWSDRRNPHEVQPAYKTRYAITLWYLDTGERNGACRISPKEKKVHPESLLERAVVESEL, encoded by the exons ATGGATTATTCAGAAGTTTCTCTCAGCGATGAGGAGGATTATTCGCATGAATTTGTTCACACAAATTCTAGAAATACTGGAGAATCCAAACTCAATGAAAGATGCATCAGTTTTATAAGAGACATGAATGAATACGGTGTTTgtattttcgatgattttgttGGTCCCGAGCTGGGTATGGCCATTCTTAAAGAAGTGCAAAATATTCATGGAGCTGGAATGTTCAAAGATGGACAATTGGTGTCTAACAAAGCTGGCACTAATAGCTTAAAAAGAATAAGGAGCGATCAGACTACATGGGTCGATGGCAAACAAAAAGGATGCAGAAATATTGGTACTCTTGTTTCAAAAGTCGATGAAATCATTGCTAGAGCTATAAGGATGCCGAATAAAGGGAAAATGGCAAATTTGATGATTCACGGGAGAACTGag GCAATGGTTGCTTGTTATCCTGGCGATGGTTCCCACTTCGTTAAGCACGTGGACAATCCGAATCACGACGGTCGATGTATCACGGCAATTTATTACCTCAATAAAAATTGGGACATTGAG AAAAACGGTGGTTTGTTGAGGATTTTTCCGGAAGGCTGGCGTCGAGACATGGTCGCAAACATTGAACCTCTGTTCGatcgattgttatttttctggtCAGATCGAAGAAATCCTCACGAAGTTCAACCCGCTTATAAAACTAGATACGCCATAACATTGTGGTATCTTGATACAGGAGAGAGAAACGGAGCTTGCCGAATTAGTCCAAAAGAAA AAAAAGTGCATCCTGAGTCACTGCTGGAGCGTGCAGTTGTAGAATCCGAATTGTAG
- the LOC122412221 gene encoding protein zer-1 homolog: protein MALLDHLFDSKQQSGPDSLADLCCKTICDNLDIISIKDQHGNRTLRDDITLPSEICDKIIEFVQRSTVSNADNSFFAMFRNTKATRLKRVSIASNFITDWAVMVIATPEVSHLDFGECRNLTTLSIECINAMCHPDLHSLAFRGPQTVLRQQTQNSRVLEDYANRGYIFNTPHLRRLAVHNINIPSLDYRILLGTLTNLTHLDISGATDVKSFTFLEEVPQLLSLCLYNVKNISSCKTFVAEICQLKKLRHLDISQSNHKYGYFKSPNQFLSTLMRGLPELVSLDIGGTNLAGTGVTEHPLEGSLNELELCDIQGLSSRVRKPLQFLGLYGTHHSACKRHDIPAEVIAGDATEEQILVALRICMDNKQELLQKILNDLYHVFRYDYCKRMDQALYMVLEAMDKYLPERHIQISGSATLFYIVKMKEKCGLPVPLRRKIIGTLLAGMNAHKDEETMMRNGCLALCQFHIPQDVMWNYEPLVKVLLHSARYAESEGFVQRIGIYLLNSLACQVEGEKKRLLGKLGCVRTMLNLVKYRVKYAMFDDVLEVAWSTMWNMTDETPINCQRFLDDMGMSLFLRCVKHFPLKEELLRNMMGLIGNVAEVDSLRSQLMQDRYVSVFAKLLAYGSGFIEVSYNAAGILAHLASDGVEAWTVESPTRDEVLEGMVTAIESWDLSASRNINYRSFLPLLRLLDVYHTPQCQHWAVWALANLTKVYPLKYCSLVEAEGGIEKLNNLLTDSRPYNRIKNLAVLVIMNCSLGDYSKMERTVLEQKKVIYENA, encoded by the exons ATGGCGCTCCTCGATCATTTGTTCGACTCCAAACAACAATCCGGGCCCGACAGCCTCGCCGATCTTTGCTGCAAAACTATTTGCGACAATCTCGATATTATATCGATCAAAGACCAGCATGGAAATCGTACTCTTAGAGATGATATTACGTTGCCCAGTGAAATATGCGACAAAATTATCGAATTTGTACAACGCAGCACCGTTTCCAATGCAGACAATTCATTCTTTGCTATGTTTCGTAACACCAAAGCTACCCGTCTCAAACGTGTTTCTATTGCTTCGAATTTTATCACTGATTGGGCTGTAATGGTTATCGCTACACCCGAAGTCTCACATCTCGATTTTGGAGAATGCAGAAATTTAACCACACTTTCTATTGAATGTATCAATGCCATGTGTCACCCCGATCTTCACAGCCTTGCCTTCCGAGGACCCCAAACTGTTCTTCGACAACAGACTCAAA ATTCAAGAGTTCTTGAAGATTATGCCAACAGAGGATACATATTCAACACTCCACATCTGCGGCGTCTTGCTGTGCACAATATAAATATTCCATCACTGGATTATCGTATATTACTTGGTACTTTAACGAATTTGACACACCTGGATATATCCGGAGCGACAGACGTAAAAAGTTTCACTTTCTTGGAAGAAGTGCCGCAGCTCTTGTCGCTTTGTCTTTACAATGTGAAAAACATAAGCAGTTGCAAAACATTCGTTGCTGAAATatgccaattaaaaaaattacgtcATCTCGACATATCGCAGTCCAATCATAAGTATGGATACTTCAAAAGTCCCAATCAATTTCTGAGCACATTAATGAGAGGTTTACCAGAGCTGGTTTCTTTGGATATTGGTGGTACCAATCTTGCTGGTACAGGAGTCACCGAACATCCGCTTGAAGGATCACTAAACGAACTTGAGTTGTGCGATATACAAGGTCTCTCCTCAAGAGTACGCAAACCACTGCAATTTCTTGGTTTGTATGGTACTCATCACAGCGCTTGCAAAAGACACGACATACCGGCGGAGGTG ATCGCAGGGGATGCTACCGAAGAACAAATATTGGTAGCACTGAGAATTTGCATGGACAATAAACAAGAGCTCTTGCAAAAAATCCTGAACGATCTTTATCACGTGTTTAGGTATGACTATTGCAAAAGGATGGATCAAGCTCTGTACATGGTGCTTGAAGCCATGGATAAATATTTACCCGAAAGGCACATTCAGATATCTGGAAG CGCAACGCTCTTTTACATtgtaaaaatgaaggaaaaatgtgGTTTGCCTGTTCCACTGCGACGAAAAATAATAGGTACTCTTTTGGCGGGAATGAATGCCCACAAAGACGAAGAAACAATGATGAGAAACGGCTGTTTGGCGCTTTGCCAATTCCACATACCTCAGGATGTT ATGTGGAATTACGAGCCGCTGGTCAAAGTATTGTTGCATTCGGCGAGATACGCAGAATCCGAAGGTTTTGTTCAACGAATCGGTATATATTTGTTAAATTCGTTGGCATGTCAGgtcgagggagagaaaaaacgtttgttggGAAAATTGGGTTGTGTAAGGACGATGTTGAATCTTGTGAAATATCGTGTCAAATACGCCATGTTCGATGATGTGCTTGAAGTCGCTTGGTCAACGATGTGGAACATGACCGATGAAACGCCAATCAATTGTCAAAGATTTTTGGACGATATGGGAATGAGTTTGTTCCTTCGATGCGTAAAG CATTTCCCACTTAAAGAGGAACTTTTGCGCAACATGATGGGTTTAATAGGAAATGTTGCTGAAGTCGATAGCCTTCGATCTCAACTGATGCAGGATCGATACGTCAGTGTTTTCGCTAAATTATTGGCTTATGGTAGCGGCTTTATCGAG GTTTCTTACAATGCCGCCGGCATCTTGGCCCATTTAGCATCGGACGGTGTCGAAGCTTGGACAGTAGAAAGTCCCACGAGGGATGAAGTTCTTGAAGGAATGGTCACGGCTATCGAAAGCTGGGATCTATCAGCATCTCGAAATATTAATTATCGTTCGTTTTTACCACTTTTACGACTGTTGGATGTTTATCACACTCCGCAATGCCAACACTGGG